In the genome of Triticum urartu cultivar G1812 chromosome 5, Tu2.1, whole genome shotgun sequence, one region contains:
- the LOC125511369 gene encoding uncharacterized protein LOC125511369, whose amino-acid sequence MAVAARARGSPLLRALAGTRARPPLARSIHEGPDTIDELLDRHLSKKGPTPSAILDDDAAEALARRRLTSSRREALGLYRDILRATRLFEWPDERGVPWRDTLRANARREFEEARGERDPEVVARLLIGGRDAVDQALERVADASRRMVQAEEAKRRGGP is encoded by the coding sequence ATGGCCGTGGCCGCACGCGCACGGGGCTCGCCGCTCCTCCGCGCCCTCGCCGGCACGAGGGCGCGGCCGCCGCTGGCCCGATCCATCCACGAGGGGCCCGACACCATCGACGAGCTCCTCGACCGCCACCTCTCCAAGAAGGGGCCCACCCCCTCCGCCATCCTCGACGACGACGCGGCGGAGGCCCTGGCGCGGCGGAGGCTGACGAGCTCGCGGCGGGAGGCGCTGGGGCTGTACCGGGACATCCTGCGCGCGACGCGCCTGTTCGAGTGGCCCGACGAGCGCGGCGTGCCGTGGCGCGACACGCTGCGCGCCAACGCGCGCCGCGAGTTCGAGGAGGCCCGCGGCGAGCGCGACCCGGAGGTGGTCGCGCGGCTCCTCATCGGCGGCCGCGATGCCGTCGACCAGGCCCTCGAGCGCGTCGCCGACGCCTCCCGCCGCATGGTCCAGGCCGAGGAGGCCAAGCGCCGCGGCGGGCCGTAG
- the LOC125511368 gene encoding pentatricopeptide repeat-containing protein At4g35130, chloroplastic: MATPLVLASRGAHAAAATTTSTCASQHLAAATSKEPPPRVRPKRGATKSLVLSHAAAGRMDAALEALAAAGSRDAFLHNVVIRGLADAGLPGAALAAYRAMLAAGARPDRFTFPVVLKCCARLGALEDGRAAHSAAIRLGVVAADVYTGNSLLAFYARLGMVGDAERVFDGMPARDIVTWNSMVDGYVSNGLGALALGCFREMHEALEVQHDCVGIIAALAACCLESALMQGREVHAYVIRHGMEHDVKVGTSILDMYCKCGDIASAEGVFATMPLRTVVTWNCMIGGYALNERPEEAFDCFVQMKEEGHQVEVVTAINLLAACAQTESSLYGRSVHSYITRRQFLPHVVLETALLEMYSKVGKVKSSEKVFGQMTTKTLVSWNNMIAAYMYKEMYIEAITLFLELLNQPLYPDYFTMSAVVPAFVLLGLLRQCRQMHGYIVRLGYGESTLIMNAVMHMYARCGDVLSSREIFDKMAGKDVISWNTMIMGYAIHGQGRTALEMFSEMRCNGLQPNESTFVSVLTACSVSGLTDEGWTQFNSMQRDYGMIPQIEHYGCMTDLLGRAGDLREAMQFIEKMPIDPTFRVWGSLLTASRNRNDMDIAEYAAERIFQLEHDQLEHDNTGCYVLISSMYADAGRWNDVERIRSLMEEKGLRRTEPTSIVELHGISCSFVNGDTTHPQSKMIQEVSNFLSGKIGEMVDPTNQSDPTSLESRRTTEPNKHSVRLAVVFGLISSEARTPILVKKNVRICNDCHHALKLISKYSGRRIVVGDTNIYHQFSDGSCCCGDYW, from the coding sequence ATGGCCACGCCGCTGGTCCTCGCCTCCCGCGgcgcccacgccgccgccgccaccaccacctccacctgcGCCTCCCAGCACCTCGCCGCGGCCACCTCCAAGGAGCCCCCGCCGCGCGTGCGGCCCAAGCGCGGCGCCACCAAGTCGCTCGTCCTCTCCCACGCCGCCGCCGGCCGCATGGACGCCGCCCTGGAGGCCCTGGCGGCCGCCGGCAGCCGCGACGCGTTCCTCCACAACGTCGTCATCCGGGGCCTCGCCGACGCGGGCCTCCCGGGCGCCGCGCTGGCCGCCTACCGCGCCATGCTGGCGGCCGGCGCGCGCCCCGACCGCTTCACCTTCCCCGTCGTCCTCAAGTGCTGCGCGCGGCTCGGGGCGCTCGAGGACGGCCGCGCGGCGCACTCGGCGGCGATCAGGctcggcgtggtggccgccgacgTGTACACGGGCAACTCGCTCCTCGCCTTCTACGCCAGGCTCGGCATGGTGGGCGACGCCGAGAGAGTGTTCGACGGAATGCCGGCCAGGGACATCGTCACCTGGAACTCCATGGTCGACGGCTACGTGTCCAACGGCCTCGGGGCGCTGGCCCTGGGCTGCTTCAGGGAGATGCACGAGGCGCTGGAGGTGCAGCATGACTGCGTCGGGATCATAGCCGCGCTCGCCGCGTGCTGCTTGGAATCTGCGCTGATGCAAGGGCGGGAGGTGCACGCCTATGTGATCAGGCACGGGATGGAGCATGACGTCAAGGTTGGCACTTCTATCCTTGACATGTACTGCAAGTGTGGCGACATTGCTTCTGCCGAGGGCGTGTTTGCGACGATGCCACTGAGGACCGTGGTGACATGGAATTGTATGATAGGTGGGTATGCCCTGAACGAACGGCCCGAGGAGGCATTTGATTGCTTCGTGCAAATGAAGGAAGAGGGCCACCAGGTGGAAGTGGTTACCGCTATCAATTTGCTGGCTGCCTGTGCTCAAACTGAGAGCTCGCTGTATGGAAGGAGTGTTCACAGTTACATAACCAGAAGACAGTTTCTTCCTCATGTGGTGCTCGAGACCGCGCTTCTCGAGATGTACAGCAAAGTTGGCAAAGTGAAATCATCGGAGAAGGTATTTGGTCAGATGACGACCAAAACTCTGGTATCATGGAACAATATGATCGCCGCCTACATGTACAAGGAGATGTATATTGAAGCGATCACATTGTTCCTTGAATTACTGAATCAGCCGCTTTACCCTGATTATTTCACCATGTCGGCAGTAGTACCGGCGTTTGTTTTGCTGGGATTGCTGAGACAATGCAGGCAAATGCACGGCTACATTGTCAGGCTAGGTTACGGGGAGAGCACTCTCATCATGAACGCAGTTATGCATATGTATGCGAGGTGTGGTGATGTTTTGTCCTCGAGAGAGATATTTGACAAAATGGCAGGTAAGGATGTCATCTCTTGGAACACAATGATAATGGGCTATGCGATTCATGGTCAGGGGAGAACTGCACTGGAGATGTTCTCTGAGATGAGATGTAATGGTCTGCAACCAAATGAGAGTACCTTTGTCTCCGTGTTGACTGCTTGCAGTGTTTCAGGCTTGACAGATGAAGGCTGGACGCAGTTCAACTCAATGCAACGTGACTATGGTATGATCCCACAGATTGAGCACTACGGATGCATGACAGATCTGCTTGGTCGGGCAGGTGATCTTAGAGAGGCTATGCAATTTATTGAAAAAATGCCAATAGATCCAACATTCAGGGTTTGGGGCTCCCTACTGACTGCAAGCAGGAATAGGAATGACATGGATATAGCAGAATACGCAGCAGAGAGGATATTTCAACTCGAACATGACCAACTGGAACATGACAACACAGGTTGCTATGTTCTTATTTCTTCCATGTATGCCGATGCAGGGAGATGGAACGATGTCGAGAGAATAAGATCACTGATGGAGGAGAAGGGGCTGCGAAGGACAGAACCAACAAGCATAGTTGAGCTTCATGGCATCTCCTGCAGTTTTGTCAACGGGGACACGACGCACCCTCAGAGCAAGATGATTCAGGAAGTGTCCAACTTTCTGTCAGGAAAGATTGGAGAAATGGTTGACCCAACAAATCAATCTGATCCAACCTCTCTGGAGTCGAGGAGAACAACAGAGCCCAACAAGCATAGTGTGAGGCTGGCTGTCGTCTTTGGTCTGATATCATCCGAGGCCAGAACCCCAATTCTTGTCAAGAAGAACGTGCGCATATGCAACGACTGCCATCATGCGCTGAAGTTGATATCGAAATATTCGGGACGGAGGATTGTTGTCGGCGACACAAATATCTATCACCAATTCTCGGATGGGTCTTGCTGCTGCGGTGACTACTGGTGA